In Streptomyces sp. NBC_00878, a single window of DNA contains:
- a CDS encoding carboxylesterase/lipase family protein — protein sequence MRSVVLRGLATLVSLLALLNVVSAVPASATPSPRSLTVSTDTGALAGAAADGVSRFLGIPYAAPPTGAGRWQPPAPASAWPGVRSATSYGSRCPQSAAGNGNGNGPGMSEDCLYLNVYTPERRTNRPLPVLFWIHGGGFAGGSGDLYDGSQIAKTENVVVVTINYRLGVFGFLDLPGLSRRGAGNYGLLDQQAALRWTQRNIGAFGGDAGRVTIAGESAGGHSVCALLASPPARGLFAGAIIQSGGCPSHTTAQALARGKDYAVAAGCSDPATTAVSCLRAKPTSELLGAGSGFTGGILTGILPVSGVPELPLPPSVAVRTGRIHHVPLLIGSTRDEVRQWALPFANATKDQYERAVRLEFGPRTADAVLAHYPYTAYDRPYAGTYAISALWDDSSVFYGLGGCEYQNLTAQYAARQPRTYFYQFDDPHPPTLATTPPGFDSGAPHASELGYLWPMETSKSQTPEQRQLSTAMVGYWGAFVKHANPTTAGLAAWPSYGSGTYMSLLPGDDSEALKSRVYADRHQCGFWNSIDYGWLTTNPDRLAAQAGVPTS from the coding sequence GTGCGCTCCGTCGTCCTACGAGGGCTTGCGACCCTGGTGAGCCTGCTCGCCCTGTTGAACGTCGTATCCGCCGTGCCCGCGTCCGCGACCCCTTCCCCTCGCTCCCTGACGGTCTCCACCGACACGGGCGCCCTCGCGGGAGCCGCGGCGGACGGGGTGAGCCGGTTCCTCGGCATCCCGTACGCCGCCCCGCCGACCGGTGCCGGACGCTGGCAACCGCCCGCGCCCGCCTCCGCCTGGCCGGGCGTACGGTCGGCCACCTCCTACGGCTCGCGCTGCCCGCAGTCGGCCGCCGGCAACGGCAACGGCAACGGCCCGGGCATGAGCGAGGACTGCCTCTATCTCAACGTCTACACCCCCGAACGGCGGACGAACCGCCCGCTGCCGGTGCTGTTCTGGATCCACGGCGGGGGCTTCGCCGGCGGTTCGGGTGACCTCTACGACGGCTCGCAGATCGCGAAGACCGAGAACGTCGTGGTCGTCACGATCAACTACCGGCTGGGCGTGTTCGGATTCCTCGACCTGCCCGGGCTGAGCCGGCGGGGCGCGGGCAACTACGGCCTGCTCGACCAGCAGGCGGCGCTTCGCTGGACGCAGCGCAACATCGGCGCCTTCGGCGGTGACGCGGGCCGCGTGACCATCGCGGGCGAGTCGGCCGGCGGCCACTCCGTCTGCGCGCTGCTGGCCTCACCTCCGGCCCGCGGCCTGTTCGCGGGCGCGATCATCCAGAGCGGCGGCTGCCCGAGCCACACGACCGCCCAGGCCCTCGCCAGGGGCAAGGACTACGCCGTGGCCGCCGGATGTTCCGACCCTGCGACGACCGCCGTGTCCTGCCTGCGGGCCAAGCCGACGAGCGAACTGCTGGGCGCCGGCAGCGGGTTCACCGGCGGCATCCTGACCGGCATCCTGCCCGTGTCCGGAGTTCCCGAACTGCCCCTCCCGCCGAGCGTCGCCGTACGGACCGGCCGGATCCACCACGTTCCCCTCCTCATCGGCAGCACCCGTGACGAAGTACGCCAATGGGCCCTGCCGTTCGCGAACGCGACGAAGGACCAGTACGAGCGGGCGGTCAGGCTGGAGTTCGGGCCGCGGACGGCGGACGCCGTACTCGCGCACTACCCCTACACCGCCTACGACCGCCCGTACGCCGGCACGTACGCCATCAGCGCGCTGTGGGACGACAGCAGCGTCTTCTACGGGCTGGGCGGCTGCGAGTACCAGAACCTCACGGCTCAGTACGCGGCTCGGCAACCGAGGACGTACTTCTACCAGTTCGACGACCCGCACCCGCCCACCCTCGCGACGACTCCGCCCGGTTTCGACTCCGGCGCCCCGCACGCCAGCGAGCTCGGCTACCTGTGGCCCATGGAGACCTCGAAGTCGCAGACTCCGGAGCAACGGCAGCTGTCCACGGCGATGGTGGGCTACTGGGGCGCTTTCGTGAAACACGCGAACCCCACGACCGCGGGACTGGCGGCCTGGCCGTCCTACGGCAGCGGCACGTACATGTCTCTGCTGCCCGGTGACGACAGCGAGGCCCTGAAGTCCAGGGTGTACGCCGACCGGCACCAGTGCGGGTTCTGGAACAGCATCGACTACGGCTGGCTCACCACCAACCCGGACCGCCTCGCGGCACAGGCGGGCGTTCCGACGTCCTGA
- a CDS encoding GntR family transcriptional regulator, which yields MSQPGLDELTPVNLRSTPALIADRLREQIVSGAFAPGSRMIEPQLGARLGVSRGPVREALQRLVQEGLLVNIPNRGVFVVELDAADIKDIYTARRAIEREAATLLHRGKSPHRLERLAAVVEEMRALAGQGDTRLIAEQDLAFHSALVEAAESPRLSRMFTTLLAETRICLANLMDLYPEQDLLVAEHQQLLALLQGRDEQALLDAVNTHLDSAVRDLTRPTGN from the coding sequence GTGTCGCAGCCAGGACTCGACGAGCTCACCCCGGTCAACCTGCGAAGCACCCCCGCCCTCATCGCGGACCGGCTGCGGGAACAGATCGTCTCCGGCGCGTTCGCGCCAGGCAGCAGGATGATCGAGCCGCAGCTGGGGGCCCGGCTGGGCGTCAGCCGCGGCCCCGTGCGGGAGGCACTCCAGCGTCTGGTTCAAGAGGGTCTGTTGGTCAACATCCCCAACCGGGGCGTGTTCGTCGTCGAGCTGGACGCCGCCGACATCAAGGACATCTACACCGCGCGGCGTGCGATCGAACGCGAGGCGGCGACCCTGCTGCACCGCGGGAAGTCCCCGCACCGCCTGGAACGGCTCGCCGCCGTGGTCGAGGAGATGCGCGCCCTGGCCGGCCAGGGCGACACCCGCCTCATCGCCGAGCAGGACCTGGCCTTCCACAGCGCCCTCGTCGAAGCCGCCGAGAGCCCCAGGCTCAGCAGGATGTTCACCACCCTCCTCGCCGAGACCCGGATCTGCCTGGCCAACCTCATGGACCTCTATCCGGAGCAGGACCTGCTCGTCGCCGAGCACCAGCAACTGCTGGCCCTGCTCCAGGGCAGGGACGAGCAGGCCCTTCTGGACGCCGTCAACACGCACCTGGACTCGGCGGTGCGTGACCTGACGCGCCCAACCGGGAACTGA